One Coccinella septempunctata chromosome 1, icCocSept1.1, whole genome shotgun sequence DNA window includes the following coding sequences:
- the LOC123308644 gene encoding activating transcription factor 7-interacting protein 1, with protein MSAVQSPLETKEMSETTELMESFETVDEDKDSDEESFHLFLEGDEEHNKSDDKITNEFEDEANEEINEEGQRKSPTSVLDKENTESVEEKKDNDDGQLTFEEDIPCDKVKEEKLDIEEADNTQCTQEENLEDIISEKTISDENKLNSDASSENEDEILNKHINEGSEDLGNSVEELDPNIEESLLNECDEIENHENNKISGEEKLETISVSASENKQTEVSDSVVEEQTVNTDQNLPVNGEDSSETTEENIEKNIVSVTNSQKCDENSSSSNPDTDDLLDISMIKDSAQDDADIAEDARQLEQENDDSNSKGIDNIENTDDTSNSDNSDEDGRTESEILENVQNEISDSEKQNGVQESDRDNLTPKNYETDKEKDNVEITNSEDSETCEQKTEKLGKRNISNSDIEPSSKRIRLVDTLLDDVEMDSWDITELQSLISFSKFMTKSHLKKLTRADLEEFCIQKLCEAILHKSELGETNHQLKIQEQTIETLRRDQTVLTKQIKDLEIVNKKLMNEILASNGIKPVLPVKITRSVGLQVRLPTANDPNLAKRRSLPTPHKITATQTQASTPKTRNVPNNIPNRTIMQPSPQKQPTTLLTQALQNRTRTPVKTVQVHNNNNNAAQRTNVTPKPIPPPEKRPRTSGSFIDLTDEDDKKSNNKNVKSIVPQGVRINSVPKSTASSVLPSVVSTTTPQLMYVVQPNSQLKQGVLTTSAGQKALLVNFQPTNGVINTLNSSSVSVIPKVTGTIPIKPKPSAHNSLLKANKNSTPSSNKHPAPLPNPPAVQGPNDKNLKAIPPKPVLSIRKTATGIILQWRMPYDLGNYEAIASYQLYAYQETSAVPSTDMWRKVGDVKAMALPMACTLTQFADKNKYYFAVRPVDIHKRIGKFSHPVLSE; from the coding sequence atgTCAGCTGTTCAGTCGCCTTTAGAAACCAAGGAGATGTCGGAAACAACCGAATTGATGGAATCTTTCGAAACTGTAGACGAAGATAAGGATTCGGATGAAgaaagttttcatttattcttaGAAGGAGATGAAGAGCATAATAAAAGTGACGATAAAATAACAAATGAATTTGAAGATGAGGCCAATGAAGAAATTAATGAAGAAGGACAACGCAAAAGCCCAACTTCAGTTCTAGACAAGGAAAACACAGAATCtgttgaagagaaaaaagataATGATGATGGTCAGTTAACTTTTGAAGAAGATATTCCATGTGATAAGGTTAAAGAAGAAAAATTGGATATAGAAGAAGCAGATAACACACAATGCACTCAGGAAGAAAATCTTGAGGATATAATATCTGAAAAAACTATTAGtgatgaaaataaattgaactCTGATGCATCAAGTGAAAATGAGGATGAAATACTGAATAAACATATTAATGAAGGTTCAGAAGACTTGGGTAATAGTGTAGAAGAATTGGATCCCAATATTGAAGAAAGTCTTTTGAATGAATGTGATGAAATTGAGAAccatgaaaataacaaaatatctggcgaagaaaaacttgaaacaatCTCTGTGAGTGCAAGTGAAAATAAGCAAACCGAAGTGAGTGATAGTGTGGTGGAAGAGCAGACTGTCAATACGGATCAGAACTTGCCAGTAAATGGTGAGGATTCCAGtgaaacaactgaagagaatATTGAAAAGAACATTGTATCAGTCACGAACTCTCAAaaatgtgatgaaaattcaagtaGTTCCAATCCTGATACCGATGATCTTCTTGATATATCTATGATCAAAGATTCAGCGCAAGATGATGCTGATATAGCAGAAGATGCACGTCAATTGGAACAAGAAAATGATGATTCTAATTCTAAAGGTATTGACAATATAGAGAATACAGATGATACATCTAATTCAGATAATTCAGATGAAGATGGTAGAACAGAATCGGAAATATTGGAAAACgtacaaaatgaaatatctgATTCAGAAAAACAGAATGGCGTACAAGAAAGTGATAGGGATAATTTAACACCTAAAAACTACGAAACAGATAAGGAAAAAGACAATGTAGAAATAACCAATTCCGAAGATTCCGAAACTTGTgaacaaaaaacagaaaaattagGCAAAAGAAATATTTCCAATTCTGATATTGAACCTTCATCGAAAAGAATTAGACTAGTCGATACCTTATTAGATGATGTTGAAATGGATTCTTGGGATATAACAGAACTCCAATCTCTCATTTCATTTTCCAAGTTCATGACAAAATCTCATTTGAAAAAGTTAACCAGGGCCGATTTGGAAGAATTTTGTattcaaaaattgtgtgagGCTATTCTCCATAAAAGTGAACTTGGAGAAACAAATCACCAACTTAAAATCCAAGAACAGACAATCGAGACCCTCAGGAGAGACCAAACGGTCCTCACTAAACAAATAAAAGACTTGGAAATTGTGAATAAGAAattgatgaatgaaattttaGCTTCAAATGGAATAAAGCCTGTCCTCCCTGTCAAAATAACCAGATCAGTGGGTTTGCAAGTCAGGTTACCTACAGCAAATGATCCTAACCTAGCTAAACGTAGGTCACTGCCCACACCTCATAAAATAACTGCTACTCAAACGCAAGCAAGCACTCCAAAAACACGTAATGTTCCAAATAATATCCCTAATAGAACTATAATGCAACCTAGTCCGCAAAAACAGCCAACAACACTTTTGACTCAAGCCTTGCAAAATAGAACTAGAACTCCAGTGAAAACTGTCcaagtacataataataataataatgcagCACAAAGGACAAATGTTACACCTAAACCTATTCCTCCTCCAGAAAAGAGGCCAAGGACATCTGGATCTTTCATCGACTTAACAGATGAAGACGACAAGAAATCAAATAATAAGAATGTGAAGTCTATCGTGCCACAAGGAGTCAGGATCAATAGTGTTCCTAAGAGTACTGCTTCGTCTGTGTTACCCTCTGTTGTTTCTACAACCACTCCGCAGCTCATGTATGTAGTGCAGCCAAATTCACAGTTAAAACAAGGAGTTTTGACAACATCAGCTGGCCAGAAAGCCCTCCTTGTGAACTTTCAACCAACTAACGGGGTTATAAACACTTTGAATTCTTCTTCAGTGTCTGTAATACCAAAAGTTACTGGGACTATTCCCATAAAACCTAAACCAAGTGCTCACAATTCCTTATTGAAggcgaacaaaaattcaacccCATCATCTAACAAACACCCAGCTCCGTTACCTAACCCACCAGCAGTTCAAGGTCCAAATGATAAAAACCTTAAAGCAATTCCACCAAAACCAGTACTCTCTATACGAAAAACAGCTACAGGTATAATATTGCAATGGAGGATGCCCTATGACCTTGGGAACTATGAAGCAATTGCCAGTTATCAACTTTATGCCTATCAAGAAACTTCAGCTGTTCCAAGCACAGATATGTGGAGGAAGGTGGGTGATGTTAAAGCTATGGCTTTGCCAATGGCTTGTACATTAACTCAGTTCGCTGATAAGAATAAGTATTATTTTGCTGTAAGGCCTGTGGATATTCATAAAAGAATAGGTAAATTTAGTCACCCTGTATTGTCGGAATAA
- the LOC123308660 gene encoding 2-(3-amino-3-carboxypropyl)histidine synthase subunit 1, which translates to MGDSAIVVKAKPARKVFKAKKITKVPDYFLQDPKLKSAIEALPNNYSFEIPKTLWRIKETNSKVVALQMPEGLLLYATTIADIIEEFTEAETIIMGDVTYGACCIDDLTAKSLGVDLLVHYGHSCLVPVDQTKGVNVLYVFVDISIDPLHFLETIKFNFPSGSKLSLVSTIQFLATLHNIANKLKEIGYDIILPQSKPLSAGEILGCTAPVLRCTDAIIYLGDGRFHLEAIMIANPKIKAYRYDPYEKSFTQEHYDYDLMNSIRKKCIDDSKNCSKFGVIMGTLGRQGNPNVVERLRKRLEEVDKKAVVIMLSEIFPKKLELFPQLESFVQIACPRLSIDWGRSFSKPLLTPYELSVVIGDSQWHSEKSYPMDFYASGSLGPWTPNHKPGEINTEKCCGKCG; encoded by the coding sequence ATGGGTGATTCAGCAATTGTGGTCAAAGCGAAACCTGCAAGAAAAGTATTCAAAGCGAAAAAAATCACCAAGGTTCCGGATTATTTTCTCCAGGATCCCAAATTGAAGTCAGCTATCGAAGCTCTTCCGAATAATTATTCGTTCGAAATACCAAAAACCTTATGGAGAATAAAGGAAACCAATTCAAAAGTTGTAGCACTACAAATGCCTGAAGGGTTGCTCCTATATGCTACAACAATTGCTGATATAATCGAGGAATTCACCGAAGCAGAAACTATCATAATGGGCGACGTTACTTATGGAGCTTGTTGCATTGATGATTTAACTGCAAAGAGCTTGGGAGTTGACCTTCTTGTCCATTATGGTCACAGTTGCTTAGTGCCGGTTGATCAAACTAAAGGAGTGAATGTGCTGTATGTTTTTGTGGACATTAGTATTGATCCTCTTCATTTCTTGGAAACTATAAAATTTAACTTTCCTTCTGGTTCTAAGCTGAGTTTAGTTAGTACAATCCAGTTCCTAGCTACTCTACATAACATTGCAAATAAACTAAAAGAAATTGGCTATGACATAATCCTCCCACAATCGAAACCCTTATCTGCTGGAGAAATCTTAGGATGTACTGCCCCAGTCTTACGTTGTACAGATGCAATAATTTATTTGGGGGATGGAAGATTCCACTTAGAAGCAATCATGATTGCAAATCCTAAAATAAAAGCATATAGATATGATCCTTATGAGAAAAGTTTCACTCAAGAACATTACGATTATGACTTGATGAACTcgataagaaaaaaatgtattgacgATAGCAAAAATTGTAGTAAATTTGGTGTTATTATGGGAACTTTGGGTAGGCAGGGAAATCCAAATGTAGTTGAACGATTGAGAAAGCGCTTAGAAGAAGTTGACAAAAAAGCAGTTGTCATTATGTTGTcagaaatattcccaaaaaagttAGAACTATTCCCGCAGTTAGAATCTTTTGTACAGATTGCATGCCCAAGGTTGTCGATAGATTGGGGTAGATCATTCAGCAAGCCTCTCTTAACTCCATATGAGTTGTCAGTTGTTATCGGTGATTCGCAGTGGCATTCTGAGAAGAGTTATCCGATGGACTTTTATGCCTCCGGTAGCTTGGGTCCATGGACTCCTAACCACAAACCAGGAGAAATTAATACCGAAAAATGTTGTGGAAAGTgtggatga